The DNA sequence AAGACCGCCACCACCGCGGCCAGGATCGCCAGCTTCGCCACGTAGCTCGTGACCGCGAGGGTCAGGGCCCCGGGGGTGGGGTGCACCGCGACGCCCCACGGCACGAAGAGGTTGGCGAGCAGGGAGAAGAAGACGAGCAGCTTGAGCGCCGCCGCCCACTCGATCAGGGCCAGATAGCGGCCGGAGTACTCGAGCACCATGGCCTCGTGAATCATCGTCAGCTCGAGATGGGTCGCCGGGTTGTCGATCGGCAGCCGCCCGGTCTCGGCCAGCGTGACGATGAACAGCGCGGTGAAGGCCAGCAGGTAGCCCGGGCTCACCGCCTCGGCCGGCCGCGCCATCGCGCGCGCCACGATCTGCCCGAGATTGGTGGAGCCTGCTCCCAGCGCGAGGGCGAACATCGCCACCGCGATGCTTGGCTCGGCGAGGGAGGCCACCGTCATCTCCCGGCTCGAGCCCATGCCGCCGAACGGCGAGCCG is a window from the Candidatus Methylomirabilota bacterium genome containing:
- a CDS encoding NADH-quinone oxidoreductase subunit H; translated protein: MNATAGYLLALAQVVLDLALAPGLVGLIRWLKARLQNRRGAPIWQPYLELRKLFAKEVLISTNASWLFRLAPYVIFASTVGVVALLPILAVPLPLDTVGDLLVVVYLLLLGTVFLALAGLDTGSPFGGMGSSREMTVASLAEPSIAVAMFALALGAGSTNLGQIVARAMARPAEAVSPGYLLAFTALFIVTLAETGRLPIDNPATHLELTMIHEAMVLEYSGRYLALIEWAAALKLLVFFSLLANLFVPWGVAVHPTPGALTLAVTSYVAKLAILAAVVAVFETRVAKLRLFRVPELLSVSFVLALLAITASFLSR